In Candidatus Nealsonbacteria bacterium DGGOD1a, one DNA window encodes the following:
- a CDS encoding glycosyltransferase family 4 protein, whose product MFGWEFPPHNSGGLGVACQGLTGGLASLGAKITFVLPKKINCQPAPCRFVFGDAWTGKKRYLSGVDMIAVNSPLSPYLTAESYSREIDRWGEKDFTPRHSIWREDLVGEAMRYGEIAENIARVEDFDVIHCHDWLSLPAGMAAKRASGKPLVFHIHATEYDRVGENGLNRDICLIEKRGFEIADAVAAVSDYTKRRVVDCYGAAPEKITVVPNAVNHAEYAPAVSDEFLKLKKNGKKIVLFVGRLTFQKGPDYFLKAARAVARIDKSAMFVFSGSGDMERWLIEEAARLGLADRVVFAGFLRGADLARLYKAADLYVMPSVSEPFGLTSLEALASGAPILVSRQSGVGEMVSNCLKCDFWDTNQMAAKILAALRYSALGEELRQNGLVEVKKFDWVDSAKKCLGIYQSVMTA is encoded by the coding sequence ATGTTCGGTTGGGAATTTCCGCCTCACAATTCCGGCGGATTGGGTGTGGCCTGCCAAGGTTTGACCGGCGGTTTGGCGTCGTTGGGAGCAAAAATAACTTTTGTTTTGCCCAAAAAAATCAATTGCCAGCCGGCGCCGTGCCGCTTTGTTTTCGGGGATGCATGGACCGGCAAAAAAAGATATTTGTCCGGAGTTGATATGATCGCGGTTAATTCGCCGCTGTCGCCCTACCTGACCGCGGAGAGTTATTCGCGGGAGATTGATCGCTGGGGAGAAAAAGATTTCACGCCGCGGCATTCAATCTGGCGCGAAGATTTGGTGGGGGAAGCGATGCGCTACGGCGAGATTGCCGAAAATATCGCGCGAGTCGAAGATTTTGATGTGATCCATTGCCATGATTGGCTTTCTTTGCCCGCGGGGATGGCCGCCAAAAGGGCTTCGGGCAAGCCGCTGGTGTTCCATATCCATGCCACCGAATACGACCGGGTGGGCGAAAACGGGTTGAATCGCGACATTTGCCTTATCGAAAAACGGGGGTTTGAAATTGCCGACGCGGTGGCCGCGGTGAGCGATTATACCAAGCGGCGTGTTGTCGACTGCTATGGCGCCGCGCCGGAAAAAATCACGGTGGTGCCCAACGCCGTCAATCACGCGGAATACGCGCCGGCGGTTTCCGACGAATTTTTAAAATTGAAAAAAAACGGCAAAAAAATCGTGTTGTTCGTGGGGCGGCTCACATTCCAAAAGGGGCCGGATTATTTTTTGAAAGCCGCGCGCGCCGTGGCGCGGATTGATAAAAGCGCGATGTTTGTTTTTTCCGGATCGGGAGATATGGAGCGGTGGCTGATCGAAGAAGCCGCGCGGCTGGGATTGGCCGACCGAGTGGTTTTTGCCGGATTCTTGCGCGGCGCGGATTTGGCGCGTCTTTACAAAGCCGCGGATTTATATGTGATGCCGTCGGTGTCCGAACCGTTCGGGCTCACTTCGCTTGAAGCGCTGGCCAGCGGCGCGCCGATATTGGTTTCGCGTCAGTCGGGAGTGGGAGAAATGGTTTCCAATTGCTTGAAGTGCGATTTTTGGGACACAAATCAAATGGCGGCAAAAATTCTGGCGGCATTGCGCTATTCGGCGCTGGGCGAAGAATTGCGCCAAAACGGATTGGTTGAAGTTAAAAAATTCGACTGGGTCGATTCGGCAAAAAAATGCTTGGGAATTTACCAAAGCGTTATGACCGCTTAA
- a CDS encoding DUF4870 domain-containing protein: protein MEEEKEPKTEKEAAAAMGGQSAEAKKIAPKEKNTGMAMVAYIVFFIPLLTESKDDPFVKFHVKQGLTLFVAWIAMGFASMIPLIGWTLAPFLSLAMLALMVIGIMNANKGEKKPLPLIGKYADNFKI from the coding sequence ATGGAAGAAGAAAAAGAGCCAAAAACAGAAAAAGAAGCGGCCGCGGCCATGGGCGGCCAATCCGCGGAAGCGAAAAAAATCGCGCCAAAGGAAAAGAATACGGGGATGGCAATGGTGGCTTATATCGTGTTTTTCATTCCTTTGCTCACCGAAAGCAAGGACGATCCGTTCGTGAAATTTCATGTCAAACAGGGATTAACGCTGTTTGTGGCGTGGATTGCCATGGGCTTTGCGAGTATGATACCGCTCATCGGCTGGACGCTGGCGCCGTTCTTGAGTTTGGCGATGCTGGCGCTGATGGTCATCGGGATAATGAACGCCAACAAAGGGGAGAAAAAGCCTTTGCCGCTGATCGGCAAATATGCCGACAATTTTAAAATCTGA
- the thrS gene encoding threonine--tRNA ligase, protein MSKKYDIGVIRHSLAHIMAAAVKSIYPEAKFGMGPAIENGFYYDFDLGQNKLSPESLKEIEVKMKKLIGGGVKFERKEIAIDEAKKIFRDQPFKLEIAADLEIQGEKEVSVYQSGEFVDLCRGPHAEAANDLPIDGFKLTKIAGAYWKGDEKNQMLTRVYGAAFENKKELDDYLKNQEEAEKRDHRKLGKELDLFHIDEDAGLGLALWHPKGAMLWRVIEDFWYDQHLKNGYDLVRSPHIGNRRLWEKSGHWGFYSSSMYPAMEVGQSLEDLKAGKKVEESEQYLLKPMNCPFHVRIYKNDLHSYREFPFRWAECGTVYRFEKKGELSGLTRVRGFTQDDAHIICRKDQVKDELKRVVDFIEFIYDSFGFKMDSVNVYLSLRDPQNKEHYAGDDEGWEFTESVLCDVAKEKNLNFKEELGEAAFYGPKLDFKIKDALGREWQCSTLQFDFNLPERFDMLFANQKGEQEKPYMLHRALFGSFERFIGLLIEHYAGAFPVWLSPVQVKILSVGEAHIEFCQKLADEFRQAGIRIEVDFADETLGNKIRKAAGEKVPYVLVVGDKEMQSEVLAVRDRGAKTARAISKSDFISEICAKIQSRN, encoded by the coding sequence ATGAGCAAAAAATACGATATTGGAGTTATCCGCCATTCTCTGGCGCATATAATGGCGGCGGCTGTTAAAAGCATATATCCGGAGGCGAAGTTCGGAATGGGCCCGGCGATCGAAAACGGCTTCTATTATGATTTTGATTTGGGCCAAAACAAGCTGTCGCCCGAAAGTTTAAAGGAAATCGAGGTCAAAATGAAAAAGCTGATCGGCGGCGGGGTTAAATTTGAAAGAAAAGAAATTGCCATTGACGAGGCCAAAAAGATTTTTCGCGATCAACCGTTCAAATTGGAAATCGCGGCCGATTTGGAAATTCAAGGCGAAAAAGAAGTTTCGGTTTATCAAAGCGGCGAGTTTGTCGATTTGTGCCGCGGGCCGCATGCGGAAGCGGCCAATGATTTGCCGATTGACGGGTTCAAATTGACAAAGATCGCGGGCGCGTATTGGAAGGGCGATGAAAAGAATCAAATGCTCACTCGCGTTTACGGCGCGGCGTTTGAAAACAAAAAGGAATTGGATGATTATTTAAAAAATCAAGAAGAAGCGGAAAAGCGCGACCATCGCAAGCTGGGCAAAGAGCTGGATTTGTTCCATATTGATGAAGATGCCGGATTGGGATTGGCGCTTTGGCATCCCAAGGGTGCGATGTTGTGGCGCGTGATCGAAGATTTTTGGTATGACCAGCATTTGAAAAACGGATATGATTTGGTCCGTTCGCCTCACATTGGCAACCGCCGGTTGTGGGAAAAATCCGGCCATTGGGGTTTTTATTCATCAAGCATGTATCCGGCGATGGAAGTGGGCCAGTCATTAGAGGATTTGAAAGCCGGCAAAAAAGTTGAAGAATCCGAACAATATTTGCTCAAGCCGATGAATTGTCCGTTTCATGTCCGGATTTATAAAAATGATTTGCATTCGTACCGCGAATTTCCGTTTCGTTGGGCCGAGTGCGGCACGGTTTATCGCTTTGAGAAAAAAGGCGAGCTTTCCGGATTGACGCGGGTGCGCGGTTTTACGCAGGATGATGCGCATATCATTTGCCGCAAAGACCAGGTTAAGGATGAATTAAAGCGCGTGGTTGATTTTATTGAATTTATTTACGATTCATTCGGTTTCAAGATGGATTCGGTTAATGTCTATCTTTCGTTGCGCGATCCGCAGAATAAAGAGCATTACGCCGGCGACGATGAAGGCTGGGAATTTACCGAAAGCGTTTTGTGCGATGTGGCAAAAGAGAAAAACCTTAATTTCAAAGAGGAATTGGGCGAGGCGGCGTTTTACGGGCCGAAATTGGACTTTAAGATCAAAGATGCCCTTGGTCGCGAGTGGCAATGCTCAACTTTGCAATTCGATTTTAATTTGCCGGAAAGATTCGATATGTTGTTTGCAAACCAAAAAGGAGAGCAGGAAAAACCGTATATGTTGCACCGCGCGCTATTCGGTTCGTTTGAAAGATTTATCGGACTGTTGATTGAACACTATGCCGGTGCGTTTCCCGTTTGGCTGTCTCCGGTTCAGGTGAAAATTTTATCGGTGGGAGAAGCGCATATTGAATTCTGCCAAAAACTTGCCGATGAATTCAGGCAGGCGGGCATCCGCATTGAAGTTGATTTTGCCGATGAAACTTTGGGCAATAAGATCCGCAAAGCCGCGGGCGAAAAAGTTCCCTATGTTTTGGTGGTGGGCGATAAAGAGATGCAATCTGAAGTGTTAGCCGTGCGCGACCGTGGTGCCAAAACCGCCCGCGCCATTTCCAAATCCGACTTCATCTCCGAAATTTGCGCCAAAATCCAATCCCGCAATTAA
- a CDS encoding glycogen/starch synthase: MRETKKAKLLPQADLLLEISWEVCNKIGGINTVLATKAVQMVRHYGQDYIMIGPYFAQNSKYQFEEKTPEGDLKEIFDNLEGQGIHCRFGRWLIDGDPQVILVDFQSLWPNINGYKRELWDHYKVDSMESGFEFDEPVVWGYAVARLVEQMKFARNGKKTVVHCHEWLAGAALLFAKKFCSDLASVFTTHATTLGRSMAFNGVDIYSNINKIDSFKEAYNYHVQAKHLLEKAAANACTVFTTVSEITGVECEYFLGRMPDVFLPNGLDVSGYLSFEEAAIKHRIQRARIREFLFYNFFPHYVFDLKNTLFYFMMARYEYHAKGIDSFIKALGDLNQKLKAEKSRRSVVAFLWVPAKTNGVNPDLIENRGNYFDVKEFVEENSGNLVENFLYSLFAGRDLKDTDVFDDDEPHRDLERRLKKTRRTGDPLVCTHNLEYRDDEILKGLIAAGLENKKDDRVKVVFYPAYLTGTDKLLNLNVREAIQGCHLGVFPSYYEPWGYTPLEAAAEGVPAITSDLSGLGRFIKRLPRDKQNPGIFIVNNDGKSEAEVDAQLGDILYDYATMPQKDRVANKINAREMVNNFDWEDLAENYVAAHNKSLENVKLKDQN; this comes from the coding sequence ATGAGAGAAACAAAAAAGGCGAAACTTTTGCCGCAAGCTGATTTGTTGTTGGAAATTTCCTGGGAAGTTTGCAACAAAATCGGCGGCATCAACACGGTTTTGGCAACCAAGGCTGTGCAAATGGTCAGGCACTACGGCCAGGACTATATTATGATCGGTCCGTATTTCGCGCAAAATTCAAAATATCAATTTGAAGAGAAAACTCCCGAAGGCGATTTAAAAGAGATATTCGACAATCTTGAGGGACAGGGAATCCATTGCCGTTTCGGCCGCTGGCTGATTGACGGCGATCCGCAGGTGATTCTGGTCGATTTCCAAAGCCTTTGGCCCAACATCAACGGCTACAAGCGGGAACTTTGGGATCATTATAAAGTCGATTCGATGGAGTCCGGTTTTGAATTTGACGAACCGGTGGTCTGGGGTTACGCGGTGGCCAGGCTGGTTGAGCAGATGAAGTTCGCGCGCAATGGCAAGAAAACCGTTGTTCATTGCCATGAATGGCTGGCCGGCGCCGCGCTGCTTTTTGCCAAAAAGTTTTGTTCCGACTTGGCGTCGGTGTTTACCACGCACGCGACCACTCTCGGCCGGAGTATGGCTTTCAACGGCGTGGACATTTATTCCAATATCAATAAGATCGATTCTTTCAAAGAAGCCTATAATTATCATGTGCAGGCCAAACATCTCTTGGAAAAAGCGGCGGCCAACGCGTGCACGGTTTTTACCACGGTCAGCGAGATCACCGGCGTGGAATGCGAGTATTTTCTGGGCCGGATGCCGGATGTTTTTTTGCCCAACGGTTTGGATGTGAGCGGTTATTTGAGTTTTGAGGAAGCGGCGATAAAACACCGCATTCAGCGCGCCCGCATTCGGGAATTCCTTTTCTATAATTTTTTCCCGCATTATGTTTTCGATTTGAAAAATACGCTTTTCTATTTTATGATGGCGCGTTACGAATACCATGCCAAAGGCATAGATTCTTTTATCAAGGCATTGGGAGATTTGAACCAAAAATTAAAGGCGGAAAAAAGCCGCAGAAGCGTGGTGGCTTTTTTGTGGGTTCCGGCGAAGACCAACGGCGTGAACCCCGATCTGATCGAAAATCGGGGCAATTATTTCGATGTTAAAGAATTTGTCGAGGAGAATTCCGGCAATTTGGTTGAAAATTTTTTATATTCGCTGTTTGCCGGCCGGGATTTGAAGGATACCGATGTTTTTGACGACGATGAGCCGCACCGCGACCTTGAACGGCGTTTGAAAAAAACCCGGCGCACCGGCGATCCTTTGGTTTGCACCCATAATTTGGAGTATCGCGACGACGAGATATTAAAAGGTTTGATTGCCGCGGGCTTGGAAAACAAAAAAGACGACCGGGTGAAAGTTGTTTTTTATCCGGCTTATTTGACCGGAACCGACAAGCTGTTGAATCTTAATGTTCGCGAGGCCATTCAAGGATGCCATTTGGGGGTTTTCCCGTCATACTATGAGCCGTGGGGGTATACTCCGCTTGAAGCGGCCGCCGAAGGCGTGCCGGCGATCACCAGCGATTTGAGCGGCTTGGGCAGATTCATAAAGCGATTGCCGCGCGACAAGCAGAATCCGGGAATATTTATCGTCAACAACGACGGCAAGAGCGAAGCCGAGGTTGACGCTCAATTGGGCGATATTCTTTACGATTACGCGACTATGCCGCAGAAAGACCGCGTAGCCAACAAAATCAACGCCCGCGAAATGGTTAATAATTTTGATTGGGAGGATTTGGCGGAAAATTATGTGGCGGCGCACAATAAATCATTGGAGAATGTAAAATTGAAAGATCAAAATTAA
- a CDS encoding glycoside hydrolase family 57 protein, producing the protein MPNICLYLHTHQPRRLKKFSVFDIGNHGDYFDHENNRRILEKVARKSYLPANRMFLDLIRKSRGRFKLSLSVTGILLEQLEAEFPEVLKSFRDLVETGCCELVSETYYHSLASVYSADEFRHQVALQNNALEKHFDFAPKFFRNTELVYNNNIAAMVEQMGFSGMLAEGWDEILQWRSPNFLYKAKNGSLRLLARNYKLSDDIGFRFSNREWKEWPLTAEKYAEWVNLLNIDSGAQTLNLFMDYETFGEHQWEETGIFKFFKALFWKISENPRNRFVLPSRLIEEIQPVGELDFHRLVSWADMERDLSAWNGNKMQQAALENTYALENTIKETKDEALLDEWRKLQTSDHFYYMCTKWFSDGDVHKYFNPYESPYESFIAFMNIHNDLKIKAEKILESKKVEQASMVKN; encoded by the coding sequence GTGCCCAATATTTGTCTTTATCTTCACACCCATCAGCCGCGGCGATTGAAAAAATTCTCGGTTTTCGACATTGGCAATCATGGCGACTATTTCGATCACGAGAACAACCGGCGGATTTTGGAAAAAGTCGCGCGCAAAAGTTATTTGCCGGCCAACCGGATGTTTTTGGATTTGATCCGCAAATCGCGCGGGCGCTTCAAATTGAGCTTGAGCGTCACCGGAATTTTACTGGAGCAATTGGAGGCCGAGTTTCCCGAAGTTTTGAAAAGTTTCAGGGATTTGGTGGAGACGGGTTGCTGCGAATTGGTTTCGGAAACCTATTACCACTCTTTGGCTTCGGTTTATTCCGCGGATGAATTCCGCCATCAAGTGGCGTTGCAGAACAATGCTTTGGAAAAACATTTTGATTTCGCGCCGAAATTTTTTCGAAATACGGAATTGGTGTATAATAATAATATCGCCGCCATGGTGGAGCAAATGGGGTTTTCCGGAATGTTGGCCGAAGGGTGGGATGAGATTTTGCAATGGCGTTCGCCCAATTTTTTATACAAGGCTAAAAACGGTTCTTTGCGCCTGCTGGCGCGGAATTACAAGCTTAGCGATGATATCGGGTTCCGTTTTTCCAATCGCGAATGGAAGGAATGGCCGCTCACGGCGGAAAAATACGCCGAGTGGGTGAATCTTTTAAACATTGATTCGGGCGCGCAAACATTGAATCTCTTTATGGATTATGAAACATTCGGCGAACACCAATGGGAAGAGACCGGGATTTTCAAATTTTTCAAAGCGCTTTTCTGGAAGATTTCGGAAAATCCGCGCAATCGATTCGTTTTGCCGTCGCGGCTGATCGAGGAAATCCAGCCGGTCGGAGAATTGGATTTTCACCGTTTGGTTTCCTGGGCGGATATGGAGCGCGATTTGAGCGCGTGGAACGGCAATAAAATGCAGCAGGCGGCGCTGGAAAACACATACGCGCTGGAAAACACCATTAAGGAAACAAAGGATGAGGCGCTGTTGGACGAGTGGCGCAAACTGCAAACCAGCGACCACTTCTACTATATGTGCACCAAATGGTTTTCCGACGGCGATGTGCACAAATATTTCAATCCGTACGAAAGTCCCTACGAATCGTTTATCGCGTTTATGAATATCCATAATGATTTAAAGATTAAGGCGGAAAAAATTTTGGAGTCAAAAAAGGTCGAACAAGCAAGCATGGTTAAAAATTGA